A region of the Emys orbicularis isolate rEmyOrb1 chromosome 6, rEmyOrb1.hap1, whole genome shotgun sequence genome:
CTTCAGCTATGGCTCTCACTTGGAAATCCCAGGGCTTGTCATCCCCTCTGTAAGGGCTTGTTTCAGccccgcggcgcctcctgctggtcgtccttgggaattagctcattttccagccaggagcgccccctgcaggctggtgatctgccTTACTGCTCTCTGGCCCCCgcgtccctcccaggaccccggtgccccttcacTGGGTTTCTACCCCCTTGCagaacccctcagtctcagggtctcccccccccccaggggaacccccacccactaaccccacctcgcctcagtgtacggctactgccagtcaccatctagccccactccctggggcagactgcagtacatgccactcatcacaggcaaggttgggctggacctgctgcctctctctatagTTGGGCTGCCcggtactggtcttaggccctcagctaggcctacagcctgggggttttccaggctggagcgccacagctcctctagccttcccccagccctgctccactcccagtaccctgctcagctcccttgcagccaggcccttctctctctacaagcagagagagaatgTCTTGTTGAGCTccaggctcaagcctttatagggccagctgggccctgattggggcgtggcccctgctgagcctgcttcccactcagcctgggctgttctcccagccctccagccctctccctgggctggttccaaccctgtcagggctggagcgggtagccaccccgcttagggtgaccagatgtcccaattatatagggacagtcctgatatttggggctttttcttatataggctcctattaaccccccaccctctgtcccgatttttcacacttgctgtctagtcaccctaaccCCGCTACACCCTCCCTGTATCTCAACCTTTTACTTTAAAACCAGACGTAGGGCCTGATTTTAGAGGTGCtgagaccctgcagctcccactgactttaggggAGGTTAGTCTGCGTTGCCCTGCTTAGGGTCAGCCCTTGGTGCTTGTCATCATGTAACTTATGGCTGCAGGGGAAAGTGGAACAGCACCTGGACTGTAGAGCAGAAATGCTCAGCCAGTGTGTTACTTCTCAGAACCCAGCATGGAGCTGTgatggggcctgattcaccattacCCGGCACCTTGTGTcctcatttacacctgtggaGAGCGATAGCAAGTGGGTGTAAGTGCTACTGTTGTGATTTGTTTTACAAGGTGCAGGGCATGAATCAGGGCCCAGTGAGCCCATAGGTCTGTTCCCTGCTGCACTCACTGTGCCGGAAACAAATGGCAACTTAGCAAAGCATGGGAGAACATCTCAAGCTCCCTGATGCGTGGGATGGAGCAATGAACTAACTCACTGGCAACACAGGAGCTGGGACACTGGTGATCTCTTCCATGCCaatggtagcattttgcacttGCTCTCCGCAGGTGCAAATGacgacacaaggtgcaaggcaccGGAGAATCAGACCTGCTAGAGGCACCCCTGCTATTTCCTGGAGCGGCTGGCTCACCTGCTCCAGCATGGAGGGGACTTGTCTGCAGTGGATATAAGCTTCTGAATTCTTGGCACTTGGTGTTTTGGGAGCAGGATTCTAGTCTCAGTGTTGACCATCAACTATGGGGCTTTAGAGTTGTTGCACTGCCATAGGCATGTTATTTATGAAGCAGATATAATGTGTAtataaatatgtgtgtgtgtgtgtgtttgtatttatacatatatatgtatgtttTTAAACAGGAGCTCATATGAATGCCTCAATAAGCTTCACACACTGCGTCTTAGGAAATCTTCCCTGGAGAAAGCTGCCAGCTTACATAATTGGCCAGTTCCTGGGCTCCTTCTTGGCAGCATCCCTAGTGTTCTGCATGTACTATGGTATGGTTGCTTTTCCAACGTTATGGGAATTGCTGGGAATGGATTGGTTCACTTGCTGCTCCTGATCCACTGAACCGATGAGtcttctgcagctcccagtgaggGATGTGAATCCTGCGGCTCTCACTGTAGGGACTCAGACCCTGCAAAGCTGAGTCTGAATTTGATCCCTGGTGGTAACCACACTATTATGTTTGTCCTTGAGTATATTCCTGTCTATATGAGATCTATATAAGGTGAGCGCTCTTATCTGCCTCGGGATCTCTGTTCATAATCAAATAGACAACTCAATGctatcccctcccacccacctccagCAAGCCCCTGACAAGAGAGATGGGCTTTGCACTGTGACCAAAAGAATTGGGCTTATTCAGAACACCTTAAGGACACCTTAAGGACCAAATCCCAGTGTGCTCAGCTGAGAATGCCTGGCAGCAGCTTCCAGACAGCTAAGTCTTGGGACCATTAATCTGAGTCCTCCACTACCTCATCTATTGTTGTGTCTTGGGGGAGAGGGCCAGCTCTTGGCTAGCCATataggatatgtctgcactgcaatgggTTGGTAGAACTGGTAGTTGAGCGTCTATATTCATTTGTAACCCCAAGTTGGGAAGTGTTGAGCCCCAGAACCTAATCTGGGGTTCCAGCATTTACACTGGATACTGCGAgcctgagtccaaccacccatatcccagacttcctagtgccctcccCAAATATGGCTGCTCTAGCCTTTTGTTCATGGTGCAACATGGGAAAACATGACTGTCCATCAAACTTGACTatgcagaaaacaaagaaagtcagcatgtgggatacttttggtggactcccagagcatgagttCAGTGGGGCTGTATCtatactgcaaagcaatagggcatGGACTCTGGGTCCCAACTTGACTCCTGCTCGAACCCTCCACCACTAGGGGGTGGTGGGACTCTGGGTTAGCataatttgtgtgtagacagaaagagggttaggcttgagcctgagttcaaaccctgggcttacagTGCAGTGCAGCCCTACCCATATAGCCTTAGAGATCATAGCCAATAGCTTGAAGTGTACCCAGGAAGGCAATGCATTTGCTGGAAAGCAGGTGTCCTGTAGTCCCATTGCCTAAAgctgcctagtggtcaggcagCTGCATTCTGAGACAGCCGACGCTTTCAAAGGTCTGCAAGTGCCACCCCAAGTGTAGTACATTGCAGGCAGGCCTACTAGGAGTCCCAGGGGCTGAGGTTACTGTGGGGAGGTCTGGATCCCAAAGGGAGGGGTGCAGACTTAGCAAAGGAGGCAGGCGGATATGGCCTGCTTTTAAAAACTACtgagcagctgcagtgctgttgacctccactggggtggggtggggggctcagccccaCTGCAAGTCTGGACAAGAAGGGACTGGCATTTATTTTTCTGCCAGCAATTCCCAGGAGGGGGAGCTGCTACGGGCCAGCTCAGGCATGTCTGAAAAGTCTGTGGGGGAGCAGAGAAGCAGCCTCTGTTCTTCCCAATAGGCCCCAGTGCTTTCCTCACCAGTACCTGCAGAGTTCACATCCAAGCCTCTGCTTGTCAGAGAGGCacacagtgggggctgggagcctgtggacataataaagttctgttgggCAAAGTCTCAGGGAGACAAGATCTCCATGAACTCATTTCCTGGGAAAGGAGTGGCTGCTTGGCCAcgtctctttccccccctccactcTGTCTTGTGCCTGTCCTGACTGCAATCAATGTGTTTGCATTTAGTCAGGGTGGGGCCATCCTGCTGTCCCTCCTCAGCTTACCCTCATGTCTCATCACCACAGTCTGAGGGCCCCTGTGTGGGCCAGCGTCAACAGCAGGGTTAACCCCATGTCTCCCCTTTCTCCTAGATGCGCTGTGTGAATACTCGGATGGACGCTTCATTGTGACGGGACCTAATGGCACAGCTGGGATCTTCGCCACCTACCCTGCTCCGTATATGACTCTGCTGGGAGGATTTGTAAATGAGGTCAGTACTCAGGATTTCTCTGCCATGTCACCGTTGTGTTTGGAGCACAGCTGTGGTCACAGCGGCCTGGCTTGGTGACTAGGTGCTGTTGCAGGTTTAATGCAGAGGGCTGTTATTGTTAAGCAGCAGTAGCATGCTCAGCCCTGTAAAAGACACATCAACTGCCCTGATGAGCGTACAGTGGAGGATGTTTGGCTGCGGCACAGCGGGCTGAATTTAAAGGTGACTAGCTGAAGTACTGTGGCTTAATTGGCAGATGGGTGCACGGAAACAGAGCACAGAGGAGGGTGGCTGGAGCCTTAGTATGGGGGAGTGAACGATCAGTACCGAAGCAGAGCTCCGTTTGGAGCGCATTTGTCTGTTCCAACAGGTGACTGCTCTGTAAGGCACTTGGTTGCTACTGAGAATGTTTCAAGCTTTttacagttttttgtttgttttctttcaaaaattaTTTCCATGGTCCATCACCGTTGAAATGTACCCAGGGTTAGGAGAGCATCAGCACCCACTCACACCCTGTGGCAGTGAGGGAAGGGCAGACACATATGGGGCTTCTCTGCTCCCTGTGCATCATGCAGGGGTCTCTGAGCCAGCTCCGAATAGGCTGGTGGAGAGAGTTGTTAGGAAAAGGCTGATCTTGTGACTTCAGCCCCATGGCGGAGCAGCATAGAgagaattaggtgcctggaaTGAGGCTCCTAGGGTAGACCTGGACGGGGTGAAGTCTGGAGGATGAGCTCTCCATGTGCTGCACATTTATGACTAACTTCCCGCCTTTCTCACTCTTCATTCTTTTAGCATGTGGCTCCTAAAGCGGTGGCTTCCAGCTGTGGGAATATTGGTGGGTTGTTTTTGCTCATTGCTAGCAGTCAGGCTGCTGCTTGGTTGTATGTTAATTTCCATGAAGCCATCAACTCTGGCATTGTGAGTAAATCCTCTGCTGCTGGCGGAGAGGGCAGAGATgtgctctggaatggtgattgtgTCTAGGATTACCTGAGGGTTTAGGCCCTGCTTGAGTCCATGGGAGTTACGGGAGCACTTCTCGGGATCAGATCCTAAAGGCCTTTAACCCTTTGTTCATGGAGTGACATGCAGAACATCATTCCTTCCTTCAACATTGTGTCTGCTGTGATGAAATTACCGTTTGCGCCGTCTCCACTGGGCTGTGCAGTAATTTGGCAGCGCTGTAGCAGTCCTGCTCTACAGGGGCGTTATTCACCTTGCTGGCATGTGGAATCCATGTAAACAATGTTCTTCTATTGTTTGTGATTCATCTTCTGTTAGCAGTTCTTTTGCTGTGGACCCCACTCCAGGTTTCTTGTTGAACACTCCCTATTTGTTTATTTCCAAACATAAGGCAAAAATTCATGTCTCATATATCTGGGTGAAGAAGCCTCTTTGGGGTTCATCAGGACCATAACTTGGGTTGCTGTTTCCCTGCTCTGTGACCCCACTTCTCTGTGTGGGTGCAGCATCTCCACCGTGCTATGGCCAGAACTACTTGCCAACATTCTAATTCAAGGCAGAgacccctgccctgccaggaACTGGTCAGAGAGGCTCTGTGAGTTTGGCTGCAATCCTGGTGACTGAGGGTGAGTGCATCTTCCCAAGACATGTTTTGCTTGCACTAGTCCAGGAGGTGAGAATCACAAGCCTTCCTCAGAACCCAAATACTCTGGCCATGGAGCACGGTTCAGCTGTCAAGCAATCAGCATGACTGCAGTCCACCTTAAAACCCTTCCCTGGTTCTCTGTGTAGGGATCCAGGCAAGCCTGACCTGTGGGGGACAGCAGcaggaaagccacttcacagtgCAGTTTACTCCCTCTTCCACTCCCCAGGGCACTGCAGCGTACGAGCTCCTGCCTGAttgagggatgggagggggtggaggtggcattGTCGTGCCATCCACCTTGCAGAGCGTGTGAGTTAGTTACTGATAATCTGGGCTCTGGTGCTGTGGAACCCTCCTGTATGTAGGGTTCTGGGCCCAGAGTTCATGTCTGCACAGTTCCAGCAGGAGCTGTCCCAACGGCGGGAGCGGAGAGAACCTGGGGGCCAATAGGGGAGCAGAAGGAGCCAGAGCCTCCACTGATCCTTGTAAGATTTGTCATTTTGGGGCCAAACCTGCTCCTTCTTCCACATGGGGAACAGCCTGATTTAGGAGGGACAGAGGCTGTAGAGCCCTCTAATCCATTCTCCAGCCAACGCAGGACCAAttccctccagctccctaattATCGCTAGTGTGTCATCTGGTCTAATATGAAATGTCTCTAAGCTATTCCTTGGTTTCATCCCATAGCTTCTAGTTACAATCGCCTCCCTTGTCCCCACCGTGCCTGtggagcaggaggatctgggTTCTGTCCTAGTGAAGTTCTGAGTGGCCATGGTGTGTAACATAGTGACAGTTGTAGAGTCTCCAGGTgtccccagatttgttctgtcTTCTAGGCAATGTAGAGTATATCGCTGCTGGGGAAGAAGATGAATGAGAGTGAGAGCTCCCAGTAGCTACAagtcttcagctcccattgatgtgTGTGTGGAATGGCTGCAAAAGGCAGAACCTTACTATCTATGGGCAAATTCTCACAAAGTGGGGAGGGACAAATGCAGTCATCTCCAACAGAATCCTGGCCCAGGATGGCTGGGATGCTGGAGGGCTAGAAATGGGAGcttttttccatcagaaagtgGGGATTCACAGCTTCCCAACTGGGCGCAGATCCCCTGAGTCTTGCCCTGGAAGGGGCTGACATAATGGACTTGAAAGTCATGACACTTTTACATCTAGAAAAGCTATTTGGGCTCATTGTTACAGGTTTTTATGGCTCCCTCTGAGTCTGGTACAAGTGGACTCAGAATAACTAAGGTACTTTGGTTGAGAGGTGGAGGGACATGAAAAATAGTTTATATGGACACACTTACACATGTATAATTATGTTAGTGGCTCTTGTACTGTGGACACACTCATTTGGAATGGGGCAAGGTCCTCTGTTTGTTTCACACAGGCTGGCTGTGACGAGATACTAACAACTTCTGGTTACTCTCAACCTTAGCCAGATTCAAAATGGCGACCTGGATGTGAAATGCTTCACAATCCAGCTAGTCCATGGATAATGTATCTTTTCAAATTGTCAGTCAACCAGGATGAGGGTGGTCTAGCCTAGAAACTGGAGCGGCCAGCATGCCTAGTGGTCAGTGTGGGCCTGAGTAGTCCAGAGCCAAAGCCAAGGGTCAAACGAGAGGGTAGGAACTGGATACCAGAGCCAGGATCAAGCCAGAGTCAGTAGTCAGAACCCAGGGTCAAACTggagggcaggaactggagggAACATGGGATCGAGGAGGGGttcaaggcaggagcagcaggaaccgGGTAACACAGGAGCAGGCACCAGTATGCATGTTGAGAAGCCAGTGAGCTGCTGCGGCTGCTGGCTTAAGAGCCAACCTGCTGGGCCCCTGCAGCTAATCAGATGGCGTGGCTAATCAAGCAGCTGCTGCGGTCAGTTGTCCTGACAAGGTTGCCTAGAGATTAGCTCTGCTGCAGGTCCTGATTCCTGACTCTGGGCTCTGCTCCTTTCACATGTTCCAGTGACTCCTTTTGGTCTCGACATGCACTTCTGTACTGACCTGTGCTTTCTCCCGATCCCACAGTTCCTTGCCACAGCGGTGCTCATGTTGTGCATTCTTGCCATCTATGACAAGAAGAATAATGGAGCCCTAGAGGGCACTCAGCCTGTGATCACTGGGCTCCTGGTGTTAGTGATCGGCATGACAATGGGAATAAACACTGGATATGCAATAAACCCCTCCAGGGACCTGCCTCCAAGGATCTTTACTGCAATAGCAGGCTGGGGAATTGAAGTCTTTAGGTAGGTTACCTTCTTTCCTTTTACACTGTACTGATCACAAATATGTGACCTGAAAAATGTGTTAATACAAGGTAAACTCTATTAACCCTTATTTAAAAAGCACTTAAAGGGAGAAACTAATCTCTGACCAATTGGAATCCCAGTATGCAAGTTGGTTCCCTACTCCAGTGGGAACGCTGCTCTTTCATATGCCACAACATTCACCCAGCATTCTGACTGGCTGGCACAGAATCTTGGTCCAATTCTGATTGCTTTGTCTAACGTATTTTAAAATAGTAGCTAAGGGTGAGCCATCAAATAATCAAAACACATTTCAACAGCACCGGGATCTACTTGTAGTGGATTTGGATATAGGCAAATGCCATTCACCGTGAGATTAAGTGAGAGTCACACATTGTTTCAATTCCCATTACAGCAAAGATGGTCATGTGGGTAAGCAAAGGACTCAGACCTGGTTTATACTCCTTATGCTGAAAtaggtttcctgtgtgaccttgggaaaggcATTGGCCTTCTCTCTTTCTGATTCCGTCTGTAAAATGTTGATAATACCTGCAGACCTCAAAGGCTATTCTGAGCCTTAATTCatctagggtctgatccaaagtctactgaAATCCaggagaatctttccattgatttttggACTGAGCCCTTTAagtctttgagatcctcagacagAAAGCTCTATAAATGTGCAAAATAATATCATAGCTCACCTCCCTCCAGTATGAATAcattctgtggggaaaaataacTTTGCTAGATTAGAACTTGACTCTGTAGCAAAGACAAACTTAGCTTACCTAGGGTAGAATATGACAGCAAAGCAAATGTTCTGATTCACCAGAAACCTGTCCTGTCTTTTCTTTTAGGGCTGGAGATTATTGGTGGTGGGTCCCACTTGTAGCTCCAACACTGGGAAGTCTTGCTGGTGCCTTAGCCTACAAACTCCTAATTGACTTTCACAATCAGCCTGCACTGGAAGGCGGAGATGAAAAAggaaaggacaatttgcagactaACAGTGTGTGATGTCCAAGTGTTGCTAGGACAAAGCTGGAAAGGAAAGGTCGATCAGCCACATGACTTCATCACTGGATCAAGTGTTCAACCCTGCCTTCCTTGAGCTTTTGTTTTCACACCACTAATTAAATAATACTCAATAACTCAGTGGATAATGTCCAAGGGACATCCGTTGCACCTGTAGTTATTTACTTGCACAATATAGGTGTAAAAATGGAGGGTGGCTTTTAAAAGTCTGTGCAACTCAATCAGACTAGCTAGGATTTCTGGTGGACAGAACAGTATTGAGTGGGGCTGAAAGTGGCTCTGTTCtaaacttcagtggaagtttaagtttcttaacttttttttctttatggaaataatcagaggtgaaagtaagctggtccggtccagtatggcgtaccggcaagagccagtatgccgtgctggactggaccagcttccccaggctggcaatttaaagggcccggggctccctgcagcggccaaagccctgggccctttaaattgcctcccgagccccactgccggagccttggggtagcagtggcagggctccggcggtgatttaaagggccaggggctctgctcctctgcagctgggagctccaggggtgatttaaaggccctggggctcccagccgcagccgaaggtcctgggcctttaaatcttgatttaaagggcccgggtatttaaaggccccacctcttccggttgaggccacgcgcCCTGCTCATGACTccggcgtactggtaagtcctttaagttactttcacccctggaaatAATACACCAAACCCATCACTCAGGTGGAAAAAACAAAGCCGAGCGATTCCACACATGTAATTCTGCAGCATCCTAAATGCAAAATTCACTAGCTCAGAGTGGAATAGGTATGAGTGAGTGGATCACTGAGTGTCCTCTTGTGTATCCCTGTTATTGCTACTACACTGAACAAACAGGTGCTCATGAAAGGTTGTCACCCACCCTCAAAGCCAAGACAGTTGGGGCAAAAAAGGGCTGGACAAAGGGCTCTTAAAGTCCCTGATACGGCTGGGGGCAGATTCCCTCAGGACAGTAACCACAGTAAACTGCCTTGCAAGGACCCCCTTAACTCCTAGTGTAAGGGGCAGGCCAGGGACAGGGCTAAGGATGACAGGAACCTGTTAGGAGTtgggcagcagcactgcagagaTTCTGAGCTGTGTTGCCATCCATCGGGCAACCGAATGAGGCTGCTGTAATGTAGACAGTCCCTCAGGGCTATCTCAGTTACAATGGGGGCCAGGGAACAACCTAAGACTGGGATCAGCTTAAAGGCATCTTAGGCTA
Encoded here:
- the LOC135880153 gene encoding aquaporin-7-like → MLEKIKKALAIKNRTVREALAEALGTFLLMFFGIGGVAQVILGKGEYGKYLSINLAFGIGVTMGIHAAGGISGAHMNASISFTHCVLGNLPWRKLPAYIIGQFLGSFLAASLVFCMYYDALCEYSDGRFIVTGPNGTAGIFATYPAPYMTLLGGFVNEFLATAVLMLCILAIYDKKNNGALEGTQPVITGLLVLVIGMTMGINTGYAINPSRDLPPRIFTAIAGWGIEVFRAGDYWWWVPLVAPTLGSLAGALAYKLLIDFHNQPALEGGDEKGKDNLQTNSV